From the genome of Vicinamibacterales bacterium:
GCACGTGCGCGAGTGGTGGGGACGCCTCGGCGACGGCTACTCGGTGCCGGTCTGCGAGATCGACCTCCGGGTGGGCGGGCGCTGGACGTTCGTCAACCGCCATCCCAAGGGCGAGGCCACGTTCTACGGCGAGTACCTCGAGCTCGACCCGCCGCACCGGGTGGTCTTCACCGAGGTCTTCGCGGACGTCCCCGACAGCCCCTCCACCGTCACGGCGGAACTCGCGGCGGAGGGCGCGCGGACGCGCCTGACAGCCACGGTCCGCTACGAGTCCCAGGCCGTGCGCGACATGGTGGCGGGCACGGGCATGGCGCGCGGCGCCGGCATCAGCTACGACCGGCTCGACGAGCTGGTGCGCCGCCTCCAGGGCTGACCGAGGCGTGCCCGGCCGGGCCGCGGCCCGGCCGGCGTCCGCCTAGGCGTGCGCCGGCTCCGGGTGGGTGATGCCCGCCGCGGCGTAGATCTCGGCCTCGTCCAGGCTCTCGTGGGCAAGCAGCTCGGTGACGATCGCGTCCAGCTGCGTGCGATGCTCCCGCAGCAGCCGGCGCGCCTCGGCGTAGCACTCCTCGGTGATGCGCCGCACCTCGTCGTCCACCGCGTTCAG
Proteins encoded in this window:
- a CDS encoding SRPBCC family protein, translating into MLVRPDVNSATFEVTMPSPVEIRMTRLFDAPPALVFEAMTRPEHVREWWGRLGDGYSVPVCEIDLRVGGRWTFVNRHPKGEATFYGEYLELDPPHRVVFTEVFADVPDSPSTVTAELAAEGARTRLTATVRYESQAVRDMVAGTGMARGAGISYDRLDELVRRLQG